The genomic stretch GGTGGCAGTGTGTGTCAGTCAAGAAGGCAGCATGCCCAGGCAGTTGTTAAAGCAGAGTCTTcaaatgaagatgaagaagcCTTGCTTGGAACAGGCTTTCTGAATCACTTTAAGGCACTAGAGTGAAAATAGGAATCAAAATATAGCCTTTTCCCTTGAAATTTGTGGAAGGGTTTCCCCAGGAAAATAGTGTAGGCCAGTATGTTTGAACAAGCCCTCACATTAAATGGTGGTGGATCTTTGAGTACACAGTCCTCTGGGTCTTCTCTGCGTGGGTGCATGTTCTCTGGGTTTGGCCAGCCACAGGGGTACAGCATTAGCACTTACAGGTAGCAGCTACAGCCAGAGGCATGAAGACTGGTGCCTGCTTTTCTGAGGGCTGTCGGGTGAAGATGCGCCTTCTGCAAGCTCTGCTTCCACACAGCCAGGGATCTTATCCCTCTGGGGAAGGACTGTGCCATTCTATGGTAGGCTGAGGAGATCCTGAGCCCTACCTGGCAATGGATGTCTTGCCAGCCTGAGCCTGCGGGGTGGCTACACCCTCTCGCCAGAGTCCTCAAGCCCATCACGGTTGCCCAACAGGCAGCTACAGTtgtaattttcatatttttatttctgaggcGGCAGCAGAAACAATGAATGAAGGTAGAACTGGATGAAAGTAGAAGCCTTCTGGAGGATTCTTGGGGGTTCATAAGAAGGGAGATTTGGGAAGAGCTGACCAGGAGAAAAAGCACGCCAAGCCCTGGAAGTGCTTCTAGTAATACTGCTTTTTCAATTGCACTGAGGAACTGAAGTCCTTCCTGTCCTGAAGATGCCAAGGAACCTCTAAAGGCAGAGCCAATCGACCTGGCGATGGAAGGGAAAGCTGTCTGTCTTGCCATCAGGGAGTGAAGGTAAGATGGTGTGGGGTGTTGCTGAGCAAAACAATTCTGTAAACCTACAGCAAAGTGGGGTCTGGTTACTACTGATACTAAAGCTACTGGGGATACAGTAATGTTGAACTGGGCCATTCCCAGTTGGAGATAGGAACCACTCTTTCCTTCTGCGTGGTTGCTTggttggttgggggggggggtgttgccTGTTACGGTATCCTATCGTCTTCCATGTGATGGTTATGAGAGGAATGGAGCCCACGCTCCAGAAACATCAGGACCCTTTGTCTCTGGTGGATAAAGTTGAAAAATTTTTTGACTTAGGATAAGAACTGAGCTTAACGTAAGAACTTAAAAAGTACATGCAAGATCAGACCAAAAGTCCAGCTAGCACAGTAGCCCGTCTCTGTCGGTGGTCAGTAGGATCAATGTGGTCAAGGAGCACGGGGTAGAGTGAAAGGATGGGGCGAGGATACTTGTCTAACATTGTCCCTACTTCTGGCAATATACAACTCGTGCACTTTCTAAGCTAGAGATGGTATTTTCTATTTGTCCAAGCACTGTTTGAATCTAGGCAGATTTTAGTCATACGTCACATTTGATTATGCAAAAAGTTTCAAGGATTCTGAAGAGGCACGCTGGCTCTGCAGTTCATGCCTCTGCTGAGACAAATCAATGAGATAGAGGAGAATTATGAAGGCTTGTTAAAGGTCTTAATTCCCAAAGGAGTAGTTAATGTTAGGCTAGTGCTGGGTCCAGCCAGCCAGGAACCGGCTTCAAGGTGGCAACGCTGACAATAATATCAtcacagcacatttttcaaaagGCCTTTTAGAAGGATGTGGTCTTGTCCACATGAACATCATCCcttcagctctgctggagaACTGATTTACAGGTACAAACTTTACCATTAGATGCTGGGGCAGGAAACATTGAGAACAGCCATACAACTTACTGGTGGAGCACCAGATTTGCTggccaaagattttttttctggtggatgACTCCATGGTCAGTCCTGGAATATCAAGAGCCTCTCCAGTACTGAGGCTAGGGGGGGATAGTTGATCTCAGGATGTCAGGACAGTCAGAGCAACATACAGGTTCACTCACTAATTGGTGCAGGCCTGTGGCAATTCCTTAATTGCACTGATGAAGAGAAATTTATGTAGGCAGTCAACTTTTTGACTGGGTGGGTCTGAATCTCGTGTGCATCCCACAGTTAGCGGAGTTTGGCATCCCTTGAGCGCTGCGTGCATTGGAGAGTGCAACAGCAAGCTCAACATCTGGGCTCCGTTATGGGATTCTTGACACTGGATTCAAAAGGGATCATGGAAAAGCAGCCGGGGCTGTGATGCGGCTCATACGAGAGGCCCAgcaatttcagaaatgcagggGTTGCTGGCAAAACACTTACATATTTCAAGATGTGGAAAGAAATACAAgtcaaaatgagaaaacaaacagaaaaaataaatatatgctaAGGATGGTAAGGCAAGTGAAGCAGGATCAGTGACAGTCACCACCACAGCAAATAGTCCAGCAGTACGAGCAATACATACTAGATTATGTACCAATGTTATATACAAGATGCCTGAGATATACACTGTTATGAAACAGTTCAAAAGATCATTAGCTAATCAAAGATAACACTCCTATtccattttttctgatttttatctccACACCCATTTGCAatttcttctgtgttatttGAGTTCTAAAGCCTCTGTATACTGCAGTCAGTTCCCAGGTCTGTAGCTGTTCTAATCaaggttttccttttgaaaacacaccaaaggaaaacacaccaaaaaaaaaaccaaccccaaaaaccaaTAGAGGCCTATTTACAGTTCTTCAGACCACTGGTTTTGCTTGGGAAAAATAAGACCAACTTTGTAAATAGGCTTTGCTCTGAGTTGatctaagaaaaagaaactttataTTCCTTTGGGAAGATGGTAAGGAAAtactaaatatttgttttgttcttaatcCTTTACCTAATAATGCCTAACACGCTATTTGTTTTCCTAGCAAACATCTATTACATCTTCTCTGAATTACCTATTATAGTTCCAGCATCTCCTCCAGACTGCTGTAATGTAGTTTATTGTCCACCCTCCTTACCCATGACATCAGCATTAGGCCTGCTTCTTCCCCTTCGCACGTGTTGGGGGAGCACACGTTAACGTGTAATACACTTTGTATTAATGCCGTGTTTCACCTGCTGGTTTTATTATCCTGTCACTTCAGGCTGGCTTCGCAGGTCTTCGCTGTTAGCTCTCATCTTTCTTGAGGCACTATCCaccactttttttcccaagtcaTTTATTGTTTAATACAATCACTAGCCATTAACCCCATCTCCAAAAATAACCCATGGGTTTTCACAGGTGATTTTCCTCCACTGGTGAAACAGATGACTAATTCCTATTTTGTTCCTGTATTGTTAACCAGCTATTTGTTCGTGCAAGGCCTTCAAGAGTGACTTATTTCTTTTATGAGAAGTAGACCAGACCAAATTCAAGTAGACCAGAACTACCTGATCTCCTTTACCTTCATGTTCCCTGATTTCTTCAAAGAATACTTACAGGTCTGTGGAGCAGGCTTTCCTCTTGTGAAATCACAAGTGCTAATTAGCCATTTGTCCAGCAACTCTCAGCTGTGCTATGGCTCCTACTGACTTACCATATGGGCATTACTGGTCTGAAGTTCCCCGTAGCTCCATAGAATGCTTTCTAAAAGTGAATGTCATATTTGTGACCTTCCGTTCCTCTAGCACTAAGGCAAgtttaagtgaaaaaatgtaaagtacAGTTCACAGTTCAGCCATTTCATCCTTGACTTTCCTTAGAACTCTTGGATGAATACCATCTGTCCtgtcattttgtttcaaatcctTTTACACTTGGATTTGAGACAGATGCTCCACCATGCCTCTCCCATTAAAAAGTTCTGTCATGAAAACTTCCTGAAGCTCCTCTACaaggttagaaaaaaaaaaaaaaagacattttcttttcctcaaatcTTCTCTAGGCACTGCTACCATATCTTGAGCATCTATTGTCCCTAGGCCAGCTTGGCTGGCCTCCTGGCTCTGATGTGCTTGAAACTTGTTAGTAATCCCTCTGTTTCCTCGAGTTGCACTGGTGCTTTTTCCTTGCCGCAGATTGCTGTGCCTGGCCTGCTGGGGTGCAGGTTTCTTCTGGTTTACTGGTTTAGAAATCGCTTCAACTTTTTAAAGACTGCTTTCCTACATTGGTTATTCTCTCACACCTGCTCTTTATCCACCTCAGCCTTATTTTTGATCGTCTTTTGGTCTGCTTTACTGGGTGGTACGCCTTTATGCTGGACCGCTAGTGCAATGTGAGCTGTCTCCCTGATGCCTGCAACCATTTTGGACATCCCTTTTAGTTTTGATTTGACACAGACCTCCCAGTTCACCTCCAGTGAAAAGTTTCCAGTGAGTCATTTCATAAGATTGTCCATATTGAACACGGATGTGAAAAACTAATTTAGCTTTTCTTCTATGGCCTTATCTTTTCCGAACATTCCCATTAGACTTTGATCACTTACTAGTCTTTCTCAGCACTCGCTCTTTCGCTGCTCACAGATGGGCATTATCTGAACCCCCTGACCTAACATACCAGACTTTTTAAAGCTTAATTTGAAAGCAGTAATTTCCACATGCTCTTTTCCATTTGCCTTTAATCTGTATTCAACATCCTTCATATCGAAAGgacaaaatagtatttaaaaaaaattactaattacCTTTAGTCATGACATCATTCTCAGTTGATCGACCAGCCCGATGCAGAGCTTTGCTGTGGCTTGCTGCAGCTCACGCTGACACGGCATGCACGCAGAATGAGCTGTGTAATGACGTGGGTCAGGCTAGCAAAGCAGTGCAATAGAcaatttttttgcaataaagATCTCCCCAGCCGTCAGGATATATTTGTAACTGAGCTCACAAACAAAAGAAGAGCTTTCACAGAGCATCGTTAGGACGTGGGACAACAGGGCGGCAACACTGGGCAGTTCTGCGCTGCTTTGGGCAGAAGTTGTGCTGAAGCTAAATTAGCCAATTAATGCTCAATGAAATGGAACCCACCAAAGCCATTTTACCTCACTGAGGAAAATATTAGAATAGCTCCTTTATTCTGAATTACCTCAAGATATGGTCTGATTCTgacacaatatttaaaattctgtaacCCATGCAGCTTTCTAGGACACCTGAAGGGTTCAATTTCGTTTCAATTTAAAAGCACTtgagcagaagtaaaaaaacatttcaagtaaTCAAACCAGTCAATTTACTCTGACGCTACTGCCGCACTgcaaaagattatttaaatgtaaCCAGAAAGACTTCTTGAAGCATCACTGTTCTGTTCAAGGAGTCTGAGAACCTAGGGGAGGTGATGGTGTGTTTCTACAGGGGAATCTGAACAAACTATGCTGAAAATGAGTGTGACCAGAAGAGTCTCAGCTACACGCTACGGCAGGGAATTGCCTCTAGCTGGAAGACTTTCTGAGTTAAGGGTAAAAGTGCTCTAGGATTGTAAACGCGCTACAGGAGAAGATGCTCCCAAGCACTGGATGCACTGCGCACACAACCGCCTCTTCCCAAAACCgtgagcttgcaaaacggagCCGTCGATCGCTCTGCACCGAGTCTCTGGCAGGTCCAACGTGAAACAGCCGCTAATCCTTCTGACACTACTTTAAGTATCTCAGGGGCAgagtggggaggaagaaaacagctccaGGTTTCTAAGGCCTTCAAAGATTAGTACCTACTTTAGTACAGAAACGTTTGAATTGCCTTTACGGTTACCTTATTGCCACACTTTCGGGAATACACAGTGTTTTTGTCAAGACTCTTGTTTCAGAAAGCGCTACATTGTCATTAATCTACCACAGTGGTTTACCATGGTTATAGCACTGAACTCACTTTTTATCTTACACGTGTACAATGACTGTACACAAACTTATTTCAGAAGTTGATGGACAAGAGTGagacagtttaaaaacaaagttggAAGACTGTCCTTTATAGTACTTAGTAATTCAAACAGTACgtgttttttccagttctggGCTTTCAAAGGCTTGTAAAAGCTATTTGCCTACAATTTCTCTCAGCAAATTAAACTTAAGCTATTAGTTTAGCTGTGGGAATCTCCAATTTCCCAGTCACAAATATTAAGGTATTTAGACTcttaaataaagtaaaaaaccctgaaaactaAGTAGTAGTGTAACTGGCCATACCGTTAGCACCACAAACAGGAACACATCAGGAGCACATGTTCTTTATAAAtgcctcctctctctcctgcagGAATCTACTGGCATGCGCGGAGATAACATTCCAAcatttttcatgctgttctGCAAGCTGTGTATTTTACAAGAAGCCACTAATACTGGGGCcggaggagagggaaggagcagggaacATCTGGGAAGACATACCTCTACCCACATCTGTCTTACTGCCAATGCTCCTGTCCTGGTACGGACAGCACAAAAGGCCAGTGACCCTGAGCTCTGGGAGAGAAAATTCCTAAGATTCACTCATTATCAGCTAATACACCAAGACAAAACTTGGAGACCTCTGTTTCAGTAGTTTGGAGGGCGGAGGGGGAATCCAAGAATATCAGCAACTTTGACACTTACTTACACTTTTTTCACTGAGAAAGTGATATAAGGAAATtcttgcaaaggaaaagcatCAATTACCACTAAGGGTAGTGTATGCAGGAAAGAGAATTACGGttagagaaggagaaaaaaaaaaagtttcaaatcCACTGTAAACTCCAGGACTTGCGAATTTTGCAACAACAGTCATAGCCCAAGAACGACGCAAAGCCTTATCCTGCGCAGGGCTTCAGTGTGCTAGGAGTCCCCAGCTGCTCAGAAACACCAAGAACACAACAATGATCATGTACaacattttattacaaaattgttaaaaaagTAATACAATGCAATATACTACAAAATATAAGATCAGCTATTAAGCTACCTCCTTTGTTTTACTTAGCTATAAAGAAACACCTGGCTATCAAGTCACTGAATTTCAACAAAACCATTAAATATGCAGAAACAttccacaactttttttttttttttttttttttaaccgaACCATAGCAGCCCTCGGCTACtacttacattaaaaatagaggTCTCCCTACAAAGGACCACATTACCTATACACAAGTCTGTACAGATTTTTATACTGAAGCTAACAATGAGCTGCACTTGAGTTCACATTCTTAGCAAAATATTGGATTTTGAGCATAAATCTTTACAGCAGGACATTCATTTATTCCTCATcctcatcttcttcctcctcttcatcatcatcatcttcctcttcctcctcttctggttctgctttcttcttggaTCCTGCAGGCCTACCTGGGCCCTTTTTTCCTGCGTCACTCTTGCTCTTGGCACGATATGCTGCAATATCCTGCAAGAAAAATGCTCTTTAGTTGCTAGCAATGTAACTCTGAAGACAAATTTGTACCACTTCAATCATTTAATACTACTGCGCTGTGCAGATCAAATACAGCGTGTGCAGAAAAGCAAGGTTTCAACTTTGGGACTTTTGTGCTTGCACCTTTTGGCAAGAGAACACACAATCCAGACAGTTTTAAGAATTTTTATGACCGCAGTGCTTTGGAGTATGACTGTGTATTTTACCAAGCAGGTGACCTGGTTTCTGGAAGTAAAGCACCTTACTGGTAGAGCCTTTAGACATGTAAAAACCACATCCAGGTTCACTGTAAGGGTTCCAGATACCTCCCACGCCACACCTTTCCATGCGTTCTGAAGCCTGACAAAGGTTGACATGAACATTTAGAATTATGAGCCATATATGGTTTAGCTGCAAAACAAATGCCACAGGTTTACAGGAACTTCTACAACTTTAACCACTATTTCATCACTTTCGCTGTACCTTTTCGTATTTCTCCTTTAGTTTTGCAGCCTTCTGTTCATATGGCTGTTTATCTTTGGCCGACTGTTCAGACCACATTTCACCTAATTTCTTTGCTGTATCTCCAATAGACAAGCCGGGAtgatcattttttatttttggacggtgttcagaacagaaaaggaagaacgCAGATCTAAAATGAGAGACAGTGATTAAAATTAAGTGTCAGACTATTAGAACTAGtactttatttctctgttttggtCACACGAACACTCACGGTGGTCTTTTAGGAGCGTTGGggtcctttttctttcccttcttctcgCCTTTGGGAGGAACATAGTTTTTCATCTCCCTGTCATAACGAGCTTTGTCTCCCTTAGCCATTTCTTcaaactttcctttttccttgctAGACATTGTCTGCGGACacacagaggggaaaggagaagagtcTGGATC from Balearica regulorum gibbericeps isolate bBalReg1 chromosome 4, bBalReg1.pri, whole genome shotgun sequence encodes the following:
- the HMGB2 gene encoding high mobility group protein B2, whose product is MGKGDPNKPRGKMSSYAYFVQTCREEHKKKHPDSSVNFAEFSRKCSERWKTMSSKEKGKFEEMAKGDKARYDREMKNYVPPKGEKKGKKKDPNAPKRPPSAFFLFCSEHRPKIKNDHPGLSIGDTAKKLGEMWSEQSAKDKQPYEQKAAKLKEKYEKDIAAYRAKSKSDAGKKGPGRPAGSKKKAEPEEEEEEDDDDEEEEEDEDEE